The Chitinophaga pinensis DSM 2588 region ATTCGGACTAGCTGATTCAGTTGATTTTGAGCAGGCAAAAAAGCAGGTTACCACTAATACCAGGATAATTACTCCTGCGAAGATACGGTTAAAGCAAAAATAGCTTTTCATAGAATAAGTATAGTTTTAAATGAGGTCTTTCGGCTGTACTTTTGTACAGCACTTACTGAAATATAAATATTATACAAATGTAATATTTTTAGTAATTGAATAAAAAAATTTAATATTTTATAGATGAATTGGATAGATACGCACGCCCATTTATATGGAGAGGATTTTTCGGATGACAGAACAGCGGTAGTAGAGCGGGCGCTGGCAGCAGGCGTAGAGCGATTATACCTGCCTAATATCGATAGTAGTTCGATAGCCGGTATGCTGGCGCTGGAAACGGAATTCCCTGACAAGTGTTTCGCCATGATGGGGGTACATCCCTGCTATGTGAATGAGAACGTAGATCAGGAGCTGGGGATCATAAAAGATTGGTTAGCAAAGCGTCCGTTCAAAGCTATCGGAGAGATAGGGCTGGATTTCTACTGGGATAAGACACACGTTGAACAACAATATAAAGCCTTCCGCACACAGCTGGAACTGGCGCGTGAGTATAGTCTGCCGGTTGCCATTCACAGCCGTGAAAGCACCCGGGAATGTATTGACGAAGTAAAGGCATTACAGGATGGCCGGCTCTCCGGTGTGTTCCATTGCTTCTCCGGCACCCTGGAAGAGGCGAAAGAGATCATCGACCTTGGTTTCTATCTTGGCATCGGTGGCGTAGTCACATTCAAAAAATCGGGGCTGGATAAGATCCTGGAAGAGATAGACCTTGCAAACGTAGTACTGGAAACGGATGCGCCTTACCTGGCCCCCGTACCCTACCGTGGTAAAAGGAATGAGAGTGCATACATTCCGCTGATCGGTGAAAAGATTGCAGATGTAAAAAATCTAAAAATAGCCGACGTAGCTGCTATTACGACAAACAACGCCCTCAAATTATTCAAAATGCTTTAACCTTTTAGGCGGTACATTTGCAGGCAATTTGGAACAGCAGCATCAATGAGTAAAATCCTGATTATTTATACAGGGGGCACCGTTGGGATGATCTACGACGAGAAAACCAAAGCCTTGCGTCCTATCGGTTTTAATGAAATACGTAACAATCTTCCGGAACTATACCGTATGGGGATTGATTTTTACGTATACGCTTTTAATCCGCCTATCGATTCTTCCGACATGCAACCCGAAATATGGGTGGAACTGGCATCTATTATCGAAGACCGCTACGACCGGTATGATGGATTTGTCATCCTCCATGGCTCCGATACAATGTCCTTCACCGCTTCAGCACTGAGCTTCATGCTGGAAAATCTCTCCAAACCTGTCATCTTAACCGGTTCGCAGTTGCCTATCGGGAAGATCCGTACAGACGCCAAGGAGAATATTATCACCGCTATGGAGATCGCTGCTACCCGTCATAACGGACAGGTAGTTGTGCCGGAAGTATGTATCTATTTTGACTTCGCGCTCTTCCGTGGTAACAGGTCCAAGAAATATAACGCAGAGAAATTCGAAGCGTTCTATTCCATGAACTATCCGCCACTGGCTGAAGCAGGCATCGACATCAAATACAAAACACAGTTTGTATTGCCTTGTCCTGATAAGCCGCTCAAAGTACATAAACACCTGGACGACAATGTCACCGTACTGAAAATGTTCCCGGGTATCACCCGTAAAGCAGTAGAGGCTATCTTAAATGTAAGCGGCCTCCGGGGTGTAATCATGGAGACCTTCGGTAGCGGTAATACCAATACACAACCCTGGTTTATCGAATGTCTGAAAAAGGCAATAGAGAAAGGAGTGATCATTGTGGATATCACCCAATGTGACGGTGGATCGGTAGAACTGGGTAAATATGAAACCAGTCAGCCACTACAGCAGATCGGTGTGATCAGTGGTCATGATATGACCTTTGAAGCTGCGATCACCAAACTGAT contains the following coding sequences:
- a CDS encoding asparaginase, producing MSKILIIYTGGTVGMIYDEKTKALRPIGFNEIRNNLPELYRMGIDFYVYAFNPPIDSSDMQPEIWVELASIIEDRYDRYDGFVILHGSDTMSFTASALSFMLENLSKPVILTGSQLPIGKIRTDAKENIITAMEIAATRHNGQVVVPEVCIYFDFALFRGNRSKKYNAEKFEAFYSMNYPPLAEAGIDIKYKTQFVLPCPDKPLKVHKHLDDNVTVLKMFPGITRKAVEAILNVSGLRGVIMETFGSGNTNTQPWFIECLKKAIEKGVIIVDITQCDGGSVELGKYETSQPLQQIGVISGHDMTFEAAITKLMFVLGQDLDPASTKAMIETSLRGELTANTNDWESI
- a CDS encoding TatD family hydrolase, with the protein product MNWIDTHAHLYGEDFSDDRTAVVERALAAGVERLYLPNIDSSSIAGMLALETEFPDKCFAMMGVHPCYVNENVDQELGIIKDWLAKRPFKAIGEIGLDFYWDKTHVEQQYKAFRTQLELAREYSLPVAIHSRESTRECIDEVKALQDGRLSGVFHCFSGTLEEAKEIIDLGFYLGIGGVVTFKKSGLDKILEEIDLANVVLETDAPYLAPVPYRGKRNESAYIPLIGEKIADVKNLKIADVAAITTNNALKLFKML